In the genome of Nonomuraea sp. NBC_00507, the window GAACAAGTGCCTGGAGGTCAGCGGCGCCGGCACCGCCAACGGCACCAAGGTGCAGATCCGGGCCTGCAACGGCCAGAACAACCAGAAGTGGACCCGCGTCTGATCCCCATGTGACGCCCGAACCCCGGAGCCGGCCCGCCCTTCTGCGGACCGGCTCCGCGGCCTGGCCGACGTGCCGTGCCGCGTGGGCGGCCAAGGTTCCGCCGAACACGGCGCCTGCTTCACAGAAGCTTCACGGTCGAAGTCGTACGCGCCACATGATGCCCCGGTTCGCTGTGGGGTGTGGACAGCTTTCCCCTCACCCGAAAACTCGTGGTCGCGGCTCATGCCGGGCTGGCCGGGGCGCTGGTCGGCGCCGCCGCCCTGCACCTCGGCTGGGCGAAGCAGGTGGACACCGTCCGGAACGTGTTCAGCGACTACGCGCTGAGCGACGGCGCGGACCAGGTCTTCGCCGGGACCGTGGCCTGTCTCTCGATGGGATCGACGGCGCTGGTCGCCGGACTCGTACGGTCCAGGCTGCCGGTCGGCGCGCCGGCGATCGTACTGCTGGGCGCGTGGTGCGGCGGGTTGGCCCTCGCCGTGGTCTTCCCGACCGACACGCCGGGCGTCCCCACTATAGAAGGGCTGGTGCACCGGTACGCGGCGGGCGGAGCCGTGGCGGCGCTCCCGGCCGCCACACTGCTGATCGCCCGGCGGCTGGGACGACGGCCCGGGTGGGAGACGACGGCGCGGGCATTGCGTCGTACCTCGTGGGCGAGTGTGGCCGGCTGCGTCGCTTTCATGTGCGCGCATCTGTGCGCCATGACCCCGGACCCGACCCCGCTGGTCCAGGAGATCGGCAGTTGGCTGGGGCTGGCCGAGCGGATCACCCTCGCGCTGGAGATGGGCCTGTTGTTCATCCTGGCCGGCGCGGTGGCGGCGAACGGGGAGGACAGACTGGCCGGCGCCGTGGCTGCGAGCCGGGAGGGCAGATGACCTGGCTTGCCATCGGCCTGGCGGTCCTGAATGCCTGCTGCTTCACGGCCGGGACCTGGCTGCAGCACAGCGCGTCGGCGGGTGGCGCGTCCCTAGTGGCCGCGCTGCGGCGGCCCCGATGGCTGGCGGGGCTGGCGCTGCTGACGGCGGGGGCGGTGTTGCAGGTCATCGCCCTGCGACTGGCCCCGGTGACCGTGGTCGAGCCGGCCGGGGTGCTGGGGATCGTGATCAGCGTGGTGTGGGCGCTGCGGCTGCGCCGCGCCCCGCTGCGGTGGGACACCGGCTCGGCGCTGGCGGCGATCCTCGTCGGTACGGGCGGTTTCGCGGTGCTCGCCGCGTTGAACACCGTCCCCCGCCCGGTCCCCGTGGCGGCGCAGATCCAGGCCGGTGCGCTGGTGTTCGCCGTGATGGCCGTCTGCCTGCTGGTCGCCCATCCGCTCAGGGGCCGGGCCCGGTGCCTGGTCCTGGGTATAGGCGGGGGTGCCGCCTACGGCTGCACCTCGACGCTGGTCCGGGCGGCGACGGAGGAGTTCGTCTCGCACGGCGTCAGCGCGCCGCTGTTCGGCACGCTCGCCGGTCTGGCGGCGACGATCCTGGCCGGTTTCTGGTTCGTGCAGCGCGCGTACGCCGACGGTCCGCCCGAGAGCACGGTGGCGACCCTCACCGTCGTTGACCCGCTGGTCGCCGTCACCATCGGCATCGGCCTGCTCGGCGAGGCCCCCGGCCTGACCGTGCCGATCGCCGCCCTGGGGCTGGCCTTCGCCGCCGTCGCGATCGGCGGGGTCGTCGGCCTCTCCCACGACATCCCCACCCGGCTGCCCCCTTCCTCTCCGTTTCCGCACGACAGGAGCACCCCATGTCCGGCAGTCCCATCCGGCGTATCGTCATCGGCGCGGACACCTATCCGCCCGACGTCAACGGCGCCGCGAACTTCGCCCACCGCCTGGCCACCGGACTCGCCGGCCGAGGCCACGAGGTCCACGTGATCTGCCCCGCCACGGGCGCCGGTCCCGAGCGCGTCACGCCCGACGGTCCGACCGTGCACCGGCTCCCCTCACACCGCACCCCGTTCCATCCCGCCTTCCGTGTCTGCCTGCCCTGGCAGATCCGCGGCTCGGCCGCCCGGCTGCTGGAGCGGATAGCGCCGGACGTCGTCCACGTGCAGTCGCACTTCGCCGTGGGCAGGACTCTGATCAGAGCCGCGCGGCGCGCGGCCATCGCGGTGGTGGCGACCAACCACTTCATGCCGGAGAACCTCGTCGGCTACACCTCCTTTCCCGGCTGGCTCGCCACCCCCACGTGCCGGCTGGCCTGGCGCGATTTCGTACGCGTCTTCCACCGCGCCCAGGTCGTCACCGCCCCCACCCCCAGCGCCGTGCGGCTGATGCGCAGGCACGGCCTCGTCGGTGACGCCGTCTTCCCGGTGTCGTGTGGCCTGGACCTGCACCGCTTCGCACAGCACACAGCGAAGAACCAGGGCGAGGGACTGCGCGTGCTGTTC includes:
- a CDS encoding DUF998 domain-containing protein; the encoded protein is MDSFPLTRKLVVAAHAGLAGALVGAAALHLGWAKQVDTVRNVFSDYALSDGADQVFAGTVACLSMGSTALVAGLVRSRLPVGAPAIVLLGAWCGGLALAVVFPTDTPGVPTIEGLVHRYAAGGAVAALPAATLLIARRLGRRPGWETTARALRRTSWASVAGCVAFMCAHLCAMTPDPTPLVQEIGSWLGLAERITLALEMGLLFILAGAVAANGEDRLAGAVAASREGR
- a CDS encoding DMT family transporter, which translates into the protein MTWLAIGLAVLNACCFTAGTWLQHSASAGGASLVAALRRPRWLAGLALLTAGAVLQVIALRLAPVTVVEPAGVLGIVISVVWALRLRRAPLRWDTGSALAAILVGTGGFAVLAALNTVPRPVPVAAQIQAGALVFAVMAVCLLVAHPLRGRARCLVLGIGGGAAYGCTSTLVRAATEEFVSHGVSAPLFGTLAGLAATILAGFWFVQRAYADGPPESTVATLTVVDPLVAVTIGIGLLGEAPGLTVPIAALGLAFAAVAIGGVVGLSHDIPTRLPPSSPFPHDRSTPCPAVPSGVSSSARTPIRPTSTAPRTSPTAWPPDSPAEATRST
- a CDS encoding glycosyltransferase, yielding MGADTYPPDVNGAANFAHRLATGLAGRGHEVHVICPATGAGPERVTPDGPTVHRLPSHRTPFHPAFRVCLPWQIRGSAARLLERIAPDVVHVQSHFAVGRTLIRAARRAAIAVVATNHFMPENLVGYTSFPGWLATPTCRLAWRDFVRVFHRAQVVTAPTPSAVRLMRRHGLVGDAVFPVSCGLDLHRFAQHTAKNQGEGLRVLFVGRLDAEKNVDELLRALSLLPTWPPVTAEIVGDGSHRRGLEHLARALGVADRVTFHGLVSDQEVLDAYARCDVFCMPGTAELQSLATMEAMAAGKPVVAADATALPHLVHQGRNGLLFPPGDVPALAEALGSILGDPEGRTRMGEASREIVARHDIGLTLDTFEMLYREAAKLTMARGRENHEHTAHSGR